The genomic DNA CGAGCGGCTGGCCGGGGTGGACGTGGTGGTCCACCTGGCCATGGACCTGGGCATGGAGTCCGACCCGCGCGCCCGGAGCGCGTACAACGTGCGGGGCGCGCAGACCGTGCTGACCGCCGCCGCGGCCGCCGGAGTGCACCGGGTGGTGCTGTGCACCTCGGCGATGGTCTACGGCGCGCTCCCCGACAACGAGGTGCCGCTGGCCGAGGAGTCCGAGCTGCGGGCCACCGAGGAGGCCTCGCTGGTCGGCGACCTGATGGAGATCGAGCGGCTGGCCCGCCGCGCCCCGCGCGCCCACCCGGGCCTGCAGGTGACGGTGCTGCGCCCGGCGGTGGTGGTCGGCCCCGGCATCGACACCGTGCTGACCCGGCACTTCGAGGCGCCCCGGCTGCTGGTGGTCGCCGGCTCCCGGCCGTGCTGGCAGTTCTGCCACCTGGACGACCTGGTCGCGGCGGTGGAGTACGCCGCGCTCGGGCTGGTCGAGGGCGAGGTGACGGTCGGCTGCGACGGCTGGCTGGAGCAGGAGGACGTGGAGACGCTGTCCGGGATCCGGCGGATGGAGCTGCCGGCCTCGCTGGCCCTCGGCACCGCCGCCCGGCTGCACCGGCTCGGCCTCACCCCGGCGCCGGCCGCGGACCTGGCGTACACCATGTACCCCTGGGTGGTCTCCGGCAGCCGGCTGCACGAGGCGGGCTGGCGGCCGCGGTTCACCAACGAGGAGGTGCTGGCCGAGCTGCTGGCCCAGGTCTCGGGCAAGCACGCGGTGGCGGGCCGGCGGCTCGGCGGCAAGGAGGCCGCCACCAGCCTGGGCGCGGCCGGTGCGACGGTGGCGCTGGTCGGTACGGCCGCACTGGTCCGGCGGGCGAGGAAGCGCCGCGCCTTCTAAGTAGATTTTCGTATTGCGGAATGACGGAATCGTGATGTGGAATCACCTGCCCGGGTCGGCCGGGATGGGGAATCATGGTGACCATGTCCGAGAACCACGACCCGATCCGCCTGCTCGCCATCCGCGACACCCCGCTGTCGCTGGACGAGGTGTACGCCGCCGTCGGTGACGACGCCGCCGGCGGCACCACGCTCTTCGTCGGGACGGTCCGCGACCACGACGGCGGCAAGTCGGTCGCCGCGCTGGAGTACAGCGCGCACCCGAGCGCCGAGCGGGAGATGCGCCGGATCGCCGAGAAGATCTGCGCGGACTTCCCGGTCCGCGCGCTGGCCGCGGTGCACCGGGTGGGCCGGCTGGAGATCACCGACAGGGCGGTGATCGTCGCCGTCTCCTGCGCCCACCGCGGCGAGGCGTTCGCGGCCGCCCGGCGGCTGATCGACGACCTCAAGCACGAGGTGCCGATCTGGAAGCACCAGGTCTTCGCCGACGGCGAGGAGGAGTGGGTCGGCGCCGGGGAGTGCTGAGCGGCCACCGGGCCCTCGCTCGCCCGTTCGGCGGCCTGCGGTACGACGAATACCCCCCGGAGGTGAGCGCGGAATCGGGGCCGTAACCCGGACGGCGCCCGCACCGTTCCCGTGTCGTGCAGTTAATCTGCTGATAGACACGACGAGCCTGTGGGGAGTACGGATATGGCTGCGCTCGCCTGGTTGATCATCCCGATCGTCGCCGCGCTGCTGGCGATGGTGTGGGCCGGCTGGGCGGCCCGCCCGCCGAGGGCCATGACCGATCCCAGCTCGCTCGCCGA from Kitasatospora terrestris includes the following:
- a CDS encoding NAD-dependent epimerase/dehydratase family protein, coding for MSSPPSDVRSGLTGDEDVPAAAGSPSPAYGGKPLTVAVTGAAGVLGERVAARMVASPHVRKVLAVDDRRGEVAGVQWRVLDVRDPAVAERLAGVDVVVHLAMDLGMESDPRARSAYNVRGAQTVLTAAAAAGVHRVVLCTSAMVYGALPDNEVPLAEESELRATEEASLVGDLMEIERLARRAPRAHPGLQVTVLRPAVVVGPGIDTVLTRHFEAPRLLVVAGSRPCWQFCHLDDLVAAVEYAALGLVEGEVTVGCDGWLEQEDVETLSGIRRMELPASLALGTAARLHRLGLTPAPAADLAYTMYPWVVSGSRLHEAGWRPRFTNEEVLAELLAQVSGKHAVAGRRLGGKEAATSLGAAGATVALVGTAALVRRARKRRAF
- a CDS encoding molybdenum cofactor biosynthesis protein MoaE; the encoded protein is MSENHDPIRLLAIRDTPLSLDEVYAAVGDDAAGGTTLFVGTVRDHDGGKSVAALEYSAHPSAEREMRRIAEKICADFPVRALAAVHRVGRLEITDRAVIVAVSCAHRGEAFAAARRLIDDLKHEVPIWKHQVFADGEEEWVGAGEC